From one Plectropomus leopardus isolate mb chromosome 8, YSFRI_Pleo_2.0, whole genome shotgun sequence genomic stretch:
- the hes2.1 gene encoding transcription factor HES-2.1 encodes MSPSITTEANQPLPARSTVAQRKQANELRKTLKPLLEKRRRARINDSLSHLKSLILPLVGKDNARYSKLEKADILEMTVRFLRDLPSTPVKDSADSYREGYKACLQRVSALLPKTSLDQDACQRVNDFVQQSMSTTVTPTCLNCCAQSSRTLPQIQQRLLSLKSSFSSRLESQSRSSSSAVAPSRAQPGPQPVSAAMWRPW; translated from the exons ATGAGTCCCAGCATCACTACTGAGGCCAACCAGCCTCTCCCTGCCAGATCCACCGTAGCCCAGAGAAAACAAGCCAACGAACTGAGAAAG ACTCTTAAACCCTTGCTGGAGAAGAGAAGACGTGCTCGTATCAACGACAGTCTCAGTCATTTGAAAAGTCTGATTCTTCCTCTGGTTGGCAAAGACAACGCGCGCTACTCCAAGCTGGAGAAAGCTGATATTCTGGAAATGACCGTCCGTTTCCTCAGAGACCTTCCTTCCACTCCAGTCAAAG ACTCCGCAGACAGTTACAGAGAAGGCTACAAAGCCTGCCTCCAGCGCGTCTCCGCTCTGCTCCCCAAAACGAGCCTGGATCAAGACGCGTGTCAGCGGGTCAACGACTTCGTTCAGCAGTCTATGTCTACCACCGTCACCCCAACCTGCCTGAATTGCTGCGCTCAGAGCTCCAGGACTCTCCCTCAGATCCAACAGAGACTCCTGAGCCTCAAATCCAGCTTCAGCTCCAGACTGGAAAGCCAGTCCCGCAGCAGTAGCAGCGCAGTGGCTCCCAGCAGAGCGCAGCCAGGCCCACAGCCTGTCAGCGCTGCCATGTGGAGACCCTGGTAG